The nucleotide window CAACGCACAAGCAGAACTTCATGTTCAGCATCTTGCGGGTCTTCGATCCGAACGCGCCGACCCCCGAGGTCAACGCTGCGGAATCGCACTTCAAGCGGGCACTGACGACCCCACAGTTCCGCCTCAACCGGAACTGAGACGCCAAGGCCCGCGATTTCCTGCGGCGGCTCTTGGTGAGATCGAGGGCGCCGACGGGCGGCGATAGGACGCAACTCGGTCGGGTCTTGCGCACGCTGCGTGGAGCCAGAAGGCTTGGGATGTGGCAACGACCGACGACCTGGTCGCGCTGGGCTTCACGTCCTCCAGCGTCGCCGCCGTGACCCTGAATCTTCCGCACCCCGATCCATTCGGCATGGGGCCGTTCTGTCGTCTGCGGGTGCAGACGACAGCCCCACAGGAACCTGGCGTGTACGCCTGGGTCGCGGACGGGCAGGTCTGCTACGTCGGCAAGCCAGTTGAAGGTTACGGGCTGATCCAGAAGGTGAAGGGTCAGAGCCTGGGAAGGGCCTACGACGACTACACCTACTGTCCGCCGTCCAAGGCGCTCAAGCAGTCGCAGACTCGCGCCCGCGTTAACGGGCTACTCAACGCGTCGCTCGTTGCTGGTCACGTCGTGGAGTGGTGGTGGCTCGTCGCCGCTCGCCCCGATGAGGTCGAGGAACTCCTTATCCAGCGCTGGAATCCACCTTGGAACATCGCCCTGCGCAACCACTAATGAGAGCGCTCGAAGACAGTCGATTGGATCGACTCGCCCGACTGGCGGCGGTATGACGCATGTGGTCCACCGCGCGGATCGCGGCTACTTAGGGTTGGTACAGGACGTATGGTCCGGGCCCGATGATGCTGCCCGACAGCACGCAATGCTCGCAGTGCATGCGCCGGCCGGTGCCCGCCGGCCATGCTCTATCGGTACTGTGAAGGCAGCGGCAGAGTCTGAAGTTGCATCATCTCCTCTAGGAGGTCGGAATATGTCCTACCAGGCGTACCTCGACGCGATCGAGGCCAAGACCGGCAAGACGCCGCAGGAGTTGCTCGACGACGCCGAGAGTCGTGGCTATGGGCCTGACACCAAGGCGGCGATCGTGGTGGACTGGTTGCAGTCGGAGTATGGCGTGGGCCGCGGTCACGCGATGGCGCTCTATGGGGTGCTCAAGAACGGTCCGACCGTCCCGGAGAAGCACGTGGGCTCCTCCGGCAGCCATCGCGACGATTCGCTGACCTTGCGGCTGGACGGTCTGGAGGCGCGCTGACTTCCATGGCCGGGC belongs to Actinomycetes bacterium and includes:
- a CDS encoding DUF4287 domain-containing protein, giving the protein MSYQAYLDAIEAKTGKTPQELLDDAESRGYGPDTKAAIVVDWLQSEYGVGRGHAMALYGVLKNGPTVPEKHVGSSGSHRDDSLTLRLDGLEAR